cggtctgatataccatggctgtcagccaatcagcattcagggatcgaaccacccagtttataatagactACAAACACGTATTGTATGTTACTGGAGCTGTAGATACGGTATAGGCAAGGATACAAGATGAGACCCAGATGACATTGATCAACATTATCAGAAGCTTTCATGAAATTAATTTCTAATCAATCAATCTATATATGTCTGTGTTGTAGATGAAAAGAGGAGTCTCCAGCTGAGTTATAGAGACACCCCGTCAAGACAAggtcgagacagagagaggacctcCAGCTCAGTGAGAGACAGATCAGCTCTATACCTGTCAAGAGTAGCAGCTGCCGAATCCCCGGGAAGctccacacacacagtgagtgccTGGcattcctcccattcctccacaCACCACAAAGACGGACACAGGGACggacacacatacatgcacaaaatcatacacacacacacacacacacactgggatcaAATGCCAGGCAGACTGGGGAATAGCCATCATTCTCAGGATTCAAAATGAGTTGCATTACTTCACAAGCATACATTTGAACGAAACGATTatctgacactgactctactccagccactttaataatgggaattgatgggaaatgatgtaaatatatcactagccactttaaacaatgctaccttatataatgttacttaccctacattattcatctcatatgcatacgtagatactgtactctatatcatcgactgcatccttatgtaatacatgtatcactagccactttaactatgccacttggtttacatactcatctcatatgtatatactgtactcgatatcatctactgtatcttgcctatgctgctctgtaccatcactcattcatatatccttatgtacatattctttatccccttacactgtgtataagacagtcgtttttttggaattgttagttagattacttgttcgttattactgcattgtcggaactagaagcacaagcatttcgctacactcgcattaacatctgctaaccatgtgtatgtgacaaataaaatttgatttgatttgatttgatttgaattgtaaATTGCTTTGTTTTCATTCAACAGAAATCCAGCAGTTCCTCAGGAAAGAGGACTACAGGCAGAAAGGTATAATATGTTTACCTAACACAATGTGTGAGTGCTGTGAAATTAATATAAAAAAAGATCCAACTGAAGAGCTGATGGGCAATGGGTTTTGCATAACACTGGTGATGACAGTGGTCACATTaacaatggggcggcagggtagcctagtcgttagagtgtagaggcggcagggtagcctagtggttagagtgtagaggcggcaggtagcttagtggttagagtgtagaggcggcaggtagcctagtggttagagtgtggaggcggcaggtagcttagtggttagagtgtagaggcggcaggtagcttagtggttagagtgtagaggcggcaggtagcttagtggttagagtgtagaggcggcaggtagcttagtggttagagtgtagaggcggcaggtagcctagtggttagagtgtagaggcggcaggtagcctagtggttagagtgtagaggcggcaggtagcctagtggttagagtgtagagacggCAGGTAGCTTATTGGTTAGAgtgagaggcggcaggtagcctagtggttagagtgtagaggcggcaggtagcttagtggttagagtgagaggcggcaggtagcctagtggttagagtgtagaggcggcaggtagcttagtggttagagtgtagaggcggcaggtagcctagtggttagagtgtagaggcggcaggtagccttagtggttagagtgtagaggcggcagggtagcctagtggttagagtgtagaggtggcaggtagcctagtggttagagtgtagaggcggcagggtagcctagtggttagagtgtagaggcggcaggtagcttagtggttagagtgtagggcggcaggtagcctagtggttagagtgtagaggcggcagggtagcctagtggttagagtgtagaggcggcaggtagcttagtggttagagtgtagaggaggcaaggtagcctagtggttagagtgtagaggcggcagggtagcctagtggttagagtgtggcggcggcaggtagcctagtggttagagcgtagaggcagcagggtagcctagtggttagaacgtagAGGCGgaagcgtagcctagtggttagagtgtagaggcggcagggtagcctagtggttagagtgtagaggcggcagggtagcctagtggttagagcgttggactagtaaccggaagtttgcaagttcaaatccccgagctgacaaggtacaaatctgtcgttctgcccctgaacaggcagttaacccactgttcctaggccgtcattgaaaataagaatttgttctcaactgacttgcctagttaaataaaggtcaaataaaaaaaatcatcatTATTACCTGAACTCGGTCAAATACATACTGTAATCTGTCCACATTTTAACATGGCAGTTTTCCTACTTGGTAAATGTATAATATTGATATGAAAAGCAAACACAAGGCAATAACAGAAACTGAATTAAATACCTTGCGTCAAACACTACTCAGTGACTTTAAGACATAGGCATTTAGCGCTCCTCTTCTAACTGGCGTGAAGTTTGGCTAACCTTAGCTTGAGTGAAGATGGTTTGCTGTGAAAGACATCTAACAAGCACAGAGAAAAAGGTAAAGTATGGCTTCAATTGCTACACGCATGGCTACCTAACGTTTTCTCATACCTTAACTAATACTACTCTCTAACCGACTGAATACTCACAATAACACAAAGACCCTTTTCTCTTTTCATTCCAAGATGGCCGAGATAGCCCCAAAAAACACAGTTTCAGGAGCATGTCACGAGGAAGATgacctgcctctgcctccacctccccctatCCCACCCAGACCTCAGAACTATGAAGAGTCCCCAGCCGTAGGTGGCCCCAACCAAGCCTTCATCCCTGTGCCCCCACCAAAGGAAACCTTCTCGACATTCTACCAACAGCGACAGAAGAATGAGCTGAAAAGACTCTTCAAACACATTCACCCAGACCTGAGGGAAAACATCAATGATGTAGTCGATGATGAGTTGGTTGCGGCGATGCAATCCGGAGGTGCCCAGACTGCAGCTGATGCGGGGTACCAGGGTGAGGTCCAGTCCATGAGGTGGATCTTTGAGAACTGGACCCTGGACAACATCGGGGACCACCCCCACATGACCAAGAAGCTTCTGGAAGATGAGACTCTTCAAGGCGGTGATGTCAGAGGAACATCCTCCATGTTCGAGCACTGCATGGTGGACGGAACCCAACAGATTGTCCAAAGGCAGAGTTCTGTCCGAGGGGATGTCCGGACATCGACTTGGCTGTTTGAGACCCAGCCCATGGATACACTCAACAAACTCCAGCCAGAGGAGGCCGAGCTGGTTGAGGCTGTTCTCAAGGAACCGATGCAGATTGGAGACGTGAGAGGAACTCGGCTACTCTTCGAATCCAAGCCACTGGACGCCTTGGGCCGTTGTAGCTCTGTAGAGGACCAGAGCTTCCTCAAGCTGAAGTCAGAGCTCCAGGAGCAGAAAGGAGATGTGAGGAAGACAGTGAAGCTCTTCCAGGCTGATCCTTGCTGCGCACTCAGAGACGCAAGCGGCAACATCCACAAAATTAAGTCCATCTGCAGAGAGGAGATCTGTAGCAGCAACATTAGCACGGCACGCTGGCTCTTTGAAACTAAGCCTCTGGACATCATCAACAAGGGGACATCTGGGATGCAGATCATCCGGGGGATATCACTGGAGGAAGGGCAAAAAGGAGGGGTGGACAGGAAGAGATGGATGTTTGAGACTCAGCCGTTCAACTCCATCCGAGAGGAGGGCATAGAAGACCGGTTTCAGGGGACAGTGGTCGAAGTTGTGCCTGATGCTGATGTTGGGAACAAACTAAAGATGTTTGAGACCCAGCCCTTGGCAGCACTGAAAGGAGACTCCACAGAAGTAGCTCTGGAGAAGGAGGAGATACTTGGAGGAGATGTCAAATCCTCCCTCTGGCTGTTCGAAACACAACCCATGGAAACATTGAAGGAATGCTATGAAGTTGGGCATTTGAAGAAAGTGATCCTCTCTACTGATGAACAAGGAGAAGTCAAAGGCAAAAAGCACATGTTCGAGAACTACAACATTAGAAAAGAGACCTTAGTCGGAGCAGAAATCCCAAGTAAAGATCATGAGATTGAGAAGGGTGACGTTAAATCATACAAGCATCTCTTCGAAACAATTCCCCTTTGCAATATCACCCAATCTCAGGAGGAAGTGCTGAACGGAAACACAGAAAACGACATCACGGCAGGAGATGTGAAAGGAAACAGAACGCTCTTCGAGACAACACCATTATATGCGATCAAAGACTGCACTGGGAATTTCCATGAGGTCACAACGGTCAACAGAGAGGAGTGCATCAAAGGAAGTGTCCAAAATTACAAGTGGATGTTCGAGACCAAGCCCATTGACCAGTTTGAGGAGGGAAAGAAGAATGTTGAGGTTATCAAAGGAATCACCAGGCAGGAGGATAGGTCAGGAGATGTCAAGATGACCAAGTGGCTCTTTGAGACACAGACCATTGATGGCATCCATTCCAAGTTCAACCAGTCGGAGCAGCAGCAGAATTCAACAGAGCAACAGAAGGAGACTAGCAAAGGTGATGTCAAGACCTGCAAGTGGTTGTTCGAGACTCAGCCTGTGGACATCTTGTACGACAAATCAGAAAAGATCCCAGATAAAGAAGAAGAGATTGAGAATACCAATGTGAAGTCTGTCACTTGGCTTTTTGAATCACAGCCTCTTGATAGCATTAAAGACAGTGAGGAGCAAAGTTTTAAATTATGCAGTACCATTCAGGATGGTGTCAAGGCTGAGGTTGGTGTGAAAACAGTGAAGCACCTTTTCGAGACAGAGACTTTAGATAGGATAAGgaaggacacagacacagagcaagATGTTAGATATGTCAGCGAGTTGCATGTCCAGTCTGGTGATGTCTCTAGGGTCAAGGAGATCTTTGAGTCCAAGTCCTTAGATGAAATAGGTTCAGAGTCTATAAAAGTGTGTGATGAAGACGAAAGCATTCAGAAAGGATCCGTGCGTAAATGCACCTGGCTTTTTGAGAACCGTCCCATCAACACGATAAACGACAAGGAGGAAAATGGCCCAGACATGCATTGTGTCAATGACATCGAGGGTGGTGACGTCcataacaagaagttcatcttcgAAACATTCTCTCTGGACAAGATCCATGATAAAGATCAGTTTCTGGAACACAAGTCGGAATCTGTGGAAAAGCCAGTGAGCAACGTCGACGTCAAGTCCAGCACCATGCTATTTGAGTCCCAGCCACTGTACGCCATTAGAGACAAGGAAGGCCAGTTCCACGAGGTTACCACAGTCCAGAAGGAGGAAGTGATGAGTGGCGATGTGAGAGGAGCTCGGTGGATGTTCGAGACGAAGCCCCTTGATGCCATCAAGGCGGAAAAGGAGATCTACGTGATCCGAGCTGTCACCCAGGAAGATGTAAAAAAGGGTGATGTCAAGTCAGCCAGGTGGAAGTTCGAGACCCAGCCTCTGGACTCCCTAACAGCTAAGGAGGAAGACGAGGAACCCACAGTCAAGGTTGTGGAAGACTTCGGAAACCGAACTGTGAAGCTCAACAAACAGCTCTTCGAGTCtgaccagtcagccagtaagaAGTGTGTGAGGATGGTTAGTGTGACAGACGTTCAGCAAGGCGATGTCAGGACGTCCACCTGGCTCTTTGAGAACCAGCCCATCGACAGGCTGAAGGGAGAGCCAGAGGAGCAGGGCCCTGTCCAGATGGTCCACAGGGAAGACAACCAGAAAGGAGAGGTGAAACGCTGCACGTGGCTGTTTGAATCCCAGACACTGGACAAGATCAAGGATCCTGAATCCAATGTGAATGCAGCACAGGTCATTGAGGAGGAGATCCCAAAAGCAGACGTGAAGAGCACAACCTGGCTGTTCGAGACCACACCCTTAGACAAAATTGTCACAGTTGAAAGTGTGATTGACACGCTGTCTCGTCTACATCAGCTCGAATTCATCCACTCAAGTGGAATCTTAATAGAGGCAAAAGAGGTCACAAACGTCAACATGGTGAAATACCAATTTATTAAAACCGAGGGAGCACAGATTCAGAAGGAAGAGATAGTTGAAGGGAACATCAGAAACATCATGCTACAGTTATTGTCCAGTTCGACCCTGAAGCCCCAGATCACTCTCTTAAaagaggtagaacagggtaaagTTCAGACAACAGTATTAGAAGTCGCAGTCAACCAGCCAGCATCAACAAACCAAGACAAAGATCAAAGTGTACAGAAACTCATTGAAAGCTTGCTTGTTCAAGATAAGCTGATGAAGAAGGGGATCATCATGCAGGAATCTGAGGGAGGACATGTAGAGATGACTGTTTACTCACTTCTCTGTCAAACTAAAATGGATAGTCAAGAGATTACAAGGGGAGATGTGAAGTCAACTATAGGCAACCTGTTAGCTACTGCTAACAATCAGAGGACAACCGCTTCATGTAGACTAGATGAAAATGAAAAGGGAAATGTGGACTTATACAGGAGTTGCATCGAGAAAGGAGATCTCCAAAAACTGAAGAGTCTTCAAATACAGCAATCAGAATTGGATGAACTTGACCTCATGACAAAGGAACAGATTGAGATTGTGCAAGGCGATGTGAAGGAGGCGAAGAAAAATCTTCAGAAACAGAAGGATCAAGTGGAACGTACCATTTCAGACGTCTTACCAGGGGATGTGAAGAATGCCAAAAGAGTCTTTTCTACAGAGGGTTCCATTGACCTTAGTGTTGAAAACTGCACTTCTAAAGAAGAGATCATCCGTGGGGATATCTCCTCAGCTAAGCAGCAACTTGCTTTAAAACAGACTCTCTCTATGGAAAAGGAGGAAATCGTAGCCGGTGACATCAAAGCTACTCTGCAGTCTTTAGAAAGAGCAAAGCAACAGAGTATGCACTTGGAGCGCGATACCATAACCCCGGGAACTATCTATGACATGGATCTAGCAACACAGGGGCCGGAATCAGAGGGAAACCAGACACACAAAGAGGAAATTGTATCGGGAGATGTGAAGGCAGCGAAGCAGTCCCTTGAGCTGGCAAAGAACCAGAGTCTATGTGTGGAGCGTGACATCATCGTGCCGGGAAAAATATACAACGTCAACATCTCATCTCAAGGACAGACCTCGACGACAGTGAGGCAGTCTGCGTCTTCGTCAACCTCCAGAGGCCAGCGGATCACGACGACTTTCCGAAAGGTCAGTGACGCAGAGAGAGATCAGGAGAAAATTGAGGCTTGCCAACAGGGCTACGTGTCAAGGAGTTCAGATGTCATACATGTTAACACAGCGGATTCACCGCCAGCGGTCTCCGGCAGCACACAAACCCACCCTTATGTAAACTCAGAGTTTGATGATATTGAGAGGACAGGGACAGAAGAGGCAGAAGCAGAAGTGGTGAGAGGAGATATAAAAGCTGCTATTAGGTCTCTGCACAGTGCTGCGACAGAGCAGAGACCGCTAGTAGACAAACAGGAAATTGTAAGAGGTAATATGCAGATGGCGCTGCAATATCTTGAAAAGTCTAGTATAAATGTGTCCAAAGGAGACTATAAAGCTGCCATGCTATACAGGAACTCAGGTTATGCAGGGAGCAGAAAGAAAAGGGATGCAGAGACTGTGAAAAAGCAGTGTGTTGTAGTATCTATGCCTCCATCTGACACTGAATTGTCTCCTTCGGTTTCAGTAACCCTTGGCGAACCACCAGCCAGCGCAGCACAGACTTCAGCAACTGTCACTTTTACAAATCTTGATGAAAACCCTAAAACACCCTCCACTGAAGCCCTAAGGCCACCTCCACTTCCTCCCAAAGCAAATGACAAAACACAATACCAGAAGCCGGCTCTACCACCAAAACCACAACGCTCAAAACAAACACCCAGCGACGCAACAGAGAATTCCACCCCTCCTCCAAAAACACCTAGCCCGATTAAAGGTAACCAACAAAGCCCAGTCATTCCCCCCAAAATGAAACCAGGGaacccatctccccctcctctgcctcaGAAACCTTCATCAAATAGACAACAAACCACAAAGGACTCACAAcccaaatgtattaataaagcaAAGCAGAACTCACCTCAGGCCAGTGCTACCAATAACATCCCAGCCGAGTACAAAAAGTCAGTTCAGCTTAAGCAAAAGCGGGAACAGAAAAACATTGGAACAACATTGGCAGTTGATCATCGTTCGGCCATGTCAAATGGCACTGAAAATGAGATGGACAGAAACGTAATACAGAAAATCAATGCAGCAAAAGAGATCCGAATGTGCATGCAGAGCTACACAGAAGATGGTAATGTACAACAGGAAATAAACACAGACTTTCAGGTCGCAATCCAAAACTTCAGGGGGAAGGAGAAGAATGTTGTGGACACAGCCCCTGTGCTGCCAAATAAGATCAACGTAATTCGGGAAAAGGTCAGCCAAGAAAAACAGGTCACCAAAAACACCAACATGCAACAGGAGATAAACCCCTCTACTGTGCAGCAGGGGAGAACAGATATTCACAATCAGGGCTGCAATACAGATCTCCAAGAACCCTACTCCCCAACTACGACAGATAGACTTTCAATGAGCCAACATAACAGTGACAAGCTGCCAGGAGGAGCATCCATAACAGTGACGAGCTGCCAAGAGGAGCATCACCAGAGA
This DNA window, taken from Oncorhynchus tshawytscha isolate Ot180627B linkage group LG10, Otsh_v2.0, whole genome shotgun sequence, encodes the following:
- the xirp1 gene encoding xin actin-binding repeat-containing protein 1 isoform X1, whose product is METVNTLRKSQSLRSLSGFGVKERSWETSKSSLWDNKKSVSQLVQHYQSCVELSTSETNEEKIKVCNASLSFSSPREEMSVGLVSPWRRLESRGDQVDRLGTDSGSFLLSRSRSMDHLPQRDRAPEGTSALRALFESKATLQEDFYSSTILNIASPASRMVAGIQSSEMEKDRPLGARRGYSTEETNGRKDNTQRAVQGERRKTISGVPESSVRGSRITTPDEKRSLQLSYRDTPSRQGRDRERTSSSVRDRSALYLSRVAAAESPGSSTHTKSSSSSGKRTTGRKMAEIAPKNTVSGACHEEDDLPLPPPPPIPPRPQNYEESPAVGGPNQAFIPVPPPKETFSTFYQQRQKNELKRLFKHIHPDLRENINDVVDDELVAAMQSGGAQTAADAGYQGEVQSMRWIFENWTLDNIGDHPHMTKKLLEDETLQGGDVRGTSSMFEHCMVDGTQQIVQRQSSVRGDVRTSTWLFETQPMDTLNKLQPEEAELVEAVLKEPMQIGDVRGTRLLFESKPLDALGRCSSVEDQSFLKLKSELQEQKGDVRKTVKLFQADPCCALRDASGNIHKIKSICREEICSSNISTARWLFETKPLDIINKGTSGMQIIRGISLEEGQKGGVDRKRWMFETQPFNSIREEGIEDRFQGTVVEVVPDADVGNKLKMFETQPLAALKGDSTEVALEKEEILGGDVKSSLWLFETQPMETLKECYEVGHLKKVILSTDEQGEVKGKKHMFENYNIRKETLVGAEIPSKDHEIEKGDVKSYKHLFETIPLCNITQSQEEVLNGNTENDITAGDVKGNRTLFETTPLYAIKDCTGNFHEVTTVNREECIKGSVQNYKWMFETKPIDQFEEGKKNVEVIKGITRQEDRSGDVKMTKWLFETQTIDGIHSKFNQSEQQQNSTEQQKETSKGDVKTCKWLFETQPVDILYDKSEKIPDKEEEIENTNVKSVTWLFESQPLDSIKDSEEQSFKLCSTIQDGVKAEVGVKTVKHLFETETLDRIRKDTDTEQDVRYVSELHVQSGDVSRVKEIFESKSLDEIGSESIKVCDEDESIQKGSVRKCTWLFENRPINTINDKEENGPDMHCVNDIEGGDVHNKKFIFETFSLDKIHDKDQFLEHKSESVEKPVSNVDVKSSTMLFESQPLYAIRDKEGQFHEVTTVQKEEVMSGDVRGARWMFETKPLDAIKAEKEIYVIRAVTQEDVKKGDVKSARWKFETQPLDSLTAKEEDEEPTVKVVEDFGNRTVKLNKQLFESDQSASKKCVRMVSVTDVQQGDVRTSTWLFENQPIDRLKGEPEEQGPVQMVHREDNQKGEVKRCTWLFESQTLDKIKDPESNVNAAQVIEEEIPKADVKSTTWLFETTPLDKIVTVESVIDTLSRLHQLEFIHSSGILIEAKEVTNVNMVKYQFIKTEGAQIQKEEIVEGNIRNIMLQLLSSSTLKPQITLLKEVEQGKVQTTVLEVAVNQPASTNQDKDQSVQKLIESLLVQDKLMKKGIIMQESEGGHVEMTVYSLLCQTKMDSQEITRGDVKSTIGNLLATANNQRTTASCRLDENEKGNVDLYRSCIEKGDLQKLKSLQIQQSELDELDLMTKEQIEIVQGDVKEAKKNLQKQKDQVERTISDVLPGDVKNAKRVFSTEGSIDLSVENCTSKEEIIRGDISSAKQQLALKQTLSMEKEEIVAGDIKATLQSLERAKQQSMHLERDTITPGTIYDMDLATQGPESEGNQTHKEEIVSGDVKAAKQSLELAKNQSLCVERDIIVPGKIYNVNISSQGQTSTTVRQSASSSTSRGQRITTTFRK
- the xirp1 gene encoding xin actin-binding repeat-containing protein 1 isoform X2, which codes for METVNTLRKSQSLRSLSGFGVKERSWETSKSSLWDNKKSVSQLVQHYQSCVELSTSETNEEKIKASLSFSSPREEMSVGLVSPWRRLESRGDQVDRLGTDSGSFLLSRSRSMDHLPQRDRAPEGTSALRALFESKATLQEDFYSSTILNIASPASRMVAGIQSSEMEKDRPLGARRGYSTEETNGRKDNTQRAVQGERRKTISGVPESSVRGSRITTPDEKRSLQLSYRDTPSRQGRDRERTSSSVRDRSALYLSRVAAAESPGSSTHTKSSSSSGKRTTGRKMAEIAPKNTVSGACHEEDDLPLPPPPPIPPRPQNYEESPAVGGPNQAFIPVPPPKETFSTFYQQRQKNELKRLFKHIHPDLRENINDVVDDELVAAMQSGGAQTAADAGYQGEVQSMRWIFENWTLDNIGDHPHMTKKLLEDETLQGGDVRGTSSMFEHCMVDGTQQIVQRQSSVRGDVRTSTWLFETQPMDTLNKLQPEEAELVEAVLKEPMQIGDVRGTRLLFESKPLDALGRCSSVEDQSFLKLKSELQEQKGDVRKTVKLFQADPCCALRDASGNIHKIKSICREEICSSNISTARWLFETKPLDIINKGTSGMQIIRGISLEEGQKGGVDRKRWMFETQPFNSIREEGIEDRFQGTVVEVVPDADVGNKLKMFETQPLAALKGDSTEVALEKEEILGGDVKSSLWLFETQPMETLKECYEVGHLKKVILSTDEQGEVKGKKHMFENYNIRKETLVGAEIPSKDHEIEKGDVKSYKHLFETIPLCNITQSQEEVLNGNTENDITAGDVKGNRTLFETTPLYAIKDCTGNFHEVTTVNREECIKGSVQNYKWMFETKPIDQFEEGKKNVEVIKGITRQEDRSGDVKMTKWLFETQTIDGIHSKFNQSEQQQNSTEQQKETSKGDVKTCKWLFETQPVDILYDKSEKIPDKEEEIENTNVKSVTWLFESQPLDSIKDSEEQSFKLCSTIQDGVKAEVGVKTVKHLFETETLDRIRKDTDTEQDVRYVSELHVQSGDVSRVKEIFESKSLDEIGSESIKVCDEDESIQKGSVRKCTWLFENRPINTINDKEENGPDMHCVNDIEGGDVHNKKFIFETFSLDKIHDKDQFLEHKSESVEKPVSNVDVKSSTMLFESQPLYAIRDKEGQFHEVTTVQKEEVMSGDVRGARWMFETKPLDAIKAEKEIYVIRAVTQEDVKKGDVKSARWKFETQPLDSLTAKEEDEEPTVKVVEDFGNRTVKLNKQLFESDQSASKKCVRMVSVTDVQQGDVRTSTWLFENQPIDRLKGEPEEQGPVQMVHREDNQKGEVKRCTWLFESQTLDKIKDPESNVNAAQVIEEEIPKADVKSTTWLFETTPLDKIVTVESVIDTLSRLHQLEFIHSSGILIEAKEVTNVNMVKYQFIKTEGAQIQKEEIVEGNIRNIMLQLLSSSTLKPQITLLKEVEQGKVQTTVLEVAVNQPASTNQDKDQSVQKLIESLLVQDKLMKKGIIMQESEGGHVEMTVYSLLCQTKMDSQEITRGDVKSTIGNLLATANNQRTTASCRLDENEKGNVDLYRSCIEKGDLQKLKSLQIQQSELDELDLMTKEQIEIVQGDVKEAKKNLQKQKDQVERTISDVLPGDVKNAKRVFSTEGSIDLSVENCTSKEEIIRGDISSAKQQLALKQTLSMEKEEIVAGDIKATLQSLERAKQQSMHLERDTITPGTIYDMDLATQGPESEGNQTHKEEIVSGDVKAAKQSLELAKNQSLCVERDIIVPGKIYNVNISSQGQTSTTVRQSASSSTSRGQRITTTFRK
- the xirp1 gene encoding xin actin-binding repeat-containing protein 1 isoform X3; protein product: MAEIAPKNTVSGACHEEDDLPLPPPPPIPPRPQNYEESPAVGGPNQAFIPVPPPKETFSTFYQQRQKNELKRLFKHIHPDLRENINDVVDDELVAAMQSGGAQTAADAGYQGEVQSMRWIFENWTLDNIGDHPHMTKKLLEDETLQGGDVRGTSSMFEHCMVDGTQQIVQRQSSVRGDVRTSTWLFETQPMDTLNKLQPEEAELVEAVLKEPMQIGDVRGTRLLFESKPLDALGRCSSVEDQSFLKLKSELQEQKGDVRKTVKLFQADPCCALRDASGNIHKIKSICREEICSSNISTARWLFETKPLDIINKGTSGMQIIRGISLEEGQKGGVDRKRWMFETQPFNSIREEGIEDRFQGTVVEVVPDADVGNKLKMFETQPLAALKGDSTEVALEKEEILGGDVKSSLWLFETQPMETLKECYEVGHLKKVILSTDEQGEVKGKKHMFENYNIRKETLVGAEIPSKDHEIEKGDVKSYKHLFETIPLCNITQSQEEVLNGNTENDITAGDVKGNRTLFETTPLYAIKDCTGNFHEVTTVNREECIKGSVQNYKWMFETKPIDQFEEGKKNVEVIKGITRQEDRSGDVKMTKWLFETQTIDGIHSKFNQSEQQQNSTEQQKETSKGDVKTCKWLFETQPVDILYDKSEKIPDKEEEIENTNVKSVTWLFESQPLDSIKDSEEQSFKLCSTIQDGVKAEVGVKTVKHLFETETLDRIRKDTDTEQDVRYVSELHVQSGDVSRVKEIFESKSLDEIGSESIKVCDEDESIQKGSVRKCTWLFENRPINTINDKEENGPDMHCVNDIEGGDVHNKKFIFETFSLDKIHDKDQFLEHKSESVEKPVSNVDVKSSTMLFESQPLYAIRDKEGQFHEVTTVQKEEVMSGDVRGARWMFETKPLDAIKAEKEIYVIRAVTQEDVKKGDVKSARWKFETQPLDSLTAKEEDEEPTVKVVEDFGNRTVKLNKQLFESDQSASKKCVRMVSVTDVQQGDVRTSTWLFENQPIDRLKGEPEEQGPVQMVHREDNQKGEVKRCTWLFESQTLDKIKDPESNVNAAQVIEEEIPKADVKSTTWLFETTPLDKIVTVESVIDTLSRLHQLEFIHSSGILIEAKEVTNVNMVKYQFIKTEGAQIQKEEIVEGNIRNIMLQLLSSSTLKPQITLLKEVEQGKVQTTVLEVAVNQPASTNQDKDQSVQKLIESLLVQDKLMKKGIIMQESEGGHVEMTVYSLLCQTKMDSQEITRGDVKSTIGNLLATANNQRTTASCRLDENEKGNVDLYRSCIEKGDLQKLKSLQIQQSELDELDLMTKEQIEIVQGDVKEAKKNLQKQKDQVERTISDVLPGDVKNAKRVFSTEGSIDLSVENCTSKEEIIRGDISSAKQQLALKQTLSMEKEEIVAGDIKATLQSLERAKQQSMHLERDTITPGTIYDMDLATQGPESEGNQTHKEEIVSGDVKAAKQSLELAKNQSLCVERDIIVPGKIYNVNISSQGQTSTTVRQSASSSTSRGQRITTTFRK